AATCAATCCACCGTAAATTAAAGTCGTGAAATAACCGAGTTTTAACAGCTTCGCGCCTTTAATATCAAAATAATCGGTAACGAGGACTAAAAAAACCCCCACAATATTGACCGTAATGACTAAAGAAACGGCAAGGACAAAACTATTTAATAAGCTTTTCATCGCTCGCTCAGAAGATAATAGCTTTTCAAACGGCTCTAGTGAAAATGCACCGTCGACAAAAAAGGTCGTAGAAAGGATATTAATATTTGGCACGATGAGAAAGGCGGTGATAAACCAAGTCAGTAGAATACCTATGAGCCAAAGGGACAGCTTGTTATGAAGATGTGTTTTAAATATTTTATTCATCGTCATATCCCCTAATATTGCAAAATGTCTTTTGGATGTATATATAACGTCACATCGTCGCCAACCGCGTACTGAAAATTGCCATCTTCTTTCTCAATATTCGTAAGCAATGCGCCCATCACTTCGTACGTATATTGAGAATATGTGCCGTAAAATTCCTTTGAGATGACTTTTGCCGGCAAAGCGACCGATTGTTGGTCATCTTCACGAACGCTCGTCTTCAGCTTCTCTGTGCGGATATAGGAATTTTTTTCTAAATCGAGCGCAATCACCGATTTTTGCGCAATGGCTTGCACCATCTCTTGATTCATTTCATTGGCTTCTCCAATAAAATTACAAACAAACTCGGTTTTCGACTGATTGTAAATCTCCTCCGGTGTACCGACCTGTTCGACAATCCCATTATTAAAAACGGCCACACGGTCGGATAGCGTCAACGCCTCTTCCTGATCATGCGTGACATACACCGTTGTAATGCCTTGCTCCAGCTGCAGTTTCTTAAGCTCTTTGCGTAATTGCTTTCTCAGCTTCGCATCAAGGTTTGACAATGGTTCATCAAGCACGATAATTTTAGGTGCCAAAGCGAGCGCACGAGCAATCGCCACTCGCTGCTGCTGTCCACCGGATAGTTCTGAGACATTTTTCTGCAACTGCTCCTCTTTAAGATCAACGACTTGCGAAATTTCCTCCACGCGCTTTGGAATCGCCTCTTTTTTATACTTTTGCACCTTCAACCCGAAAGCGATATTTTCATAGACCGACATTGTCGGAAATAAAGCATAGCTTTGAAAGACCATGCCAATTTGCCGCTGTTCAATCGCCGTATTTGTAATATCTTCACCGTCGACGATAATTTTTCCATTCGCAGGGGTAATAAAGCCGACTAACGTACGCAAAGTCGTCGTTTTACCGCATCCAGATGGACCGAGAAACGTAAAAAACTCGCCTTCGTTAATGTGTAAATTCAACTGCTGGATCGCCACAAAGTCTGCAAACTTCACTTGAATATCTTGAAATGTGATCAATGGTCTTCCTCCTTTGGAAACCTTCTTTCTCGAGCGGCAGCCTTTACGTTTAATGTCCTGCCTTTTTAGACAGGCCTAACCAGAAGGCTGTCTATAAGGGGATTCCACTTCACCTTCTGATTAGGCCTGCCTTGATGAACGAAAGGCTCATCAAGGCACAAGCTGCTTTTTAAAACTATAAAATCTGCAATTCGATTTTTTCCACCCATTCGTCAATTTGCTCTGAAATGAACTGATAATCCATGTCTTGAATGGTCGTACTCTCAGCAATATCTTTCATACGGTCTGAAGCATTTTCAAGTGCCTTTGTATTTACTGGTAATGTGCCAAACTCTTCTGCCCAAGCACCTTGAATTTCTGCACTTCCGAACCAGTTAATAAATTCCTCAGCGACAGCCGTGTCTTTGTCGCCACCTTTGTTAATTATCCCAACCTGCTCTACAGTGGTTGGTACACCGATTTCCGGAGAAACGACGGCTGCTTCAAAGCCAAATTCTTCTTCTACACCAGGCAGTCCACTAGACCAAATATATGAGATCGGCACCTCTCCAGAGGCAAGATTTGCGTTGGCGTCTTCACCTTCTGGCGTCTTGTATCCATTGTCAAAAAACGTCTCGATTTGTTTCCAGCCTTCTTCAGAGATACCTAAGTCTCCATTTTCATCGACATGCCTCATAAGAATCCCGTAAACAATTGCACGGTTTGTTGCGCCACCGAGATCCGCTGGAACGTTGTATTTTCCTTTAAATTTTTCGTTTTCGATCAGGTCCGTCCAATCCTTGGGAGCAGTTTCTTCAGTAAACACGTCTTGGTTATACAGCATAATAATTCTCTGCTCTACAAGCGGATGAAAATAATTTTCCCTGTCACTTGTCCCTTCAGGAAGCTCGCTCATCCACGTTGGTTCGTAAGGAACGAGCAAGTCGTTTGACTTTAACGTTGCAAAATTCATTTGATTCAGACCAAAAACAACGTCTGCTAGCGGATTGTTCTTTTCTGACATAATCCGGTTAAATAACTCTCCGCCACCTGCTTCCACAATTTCAAGGTCAAACCCAGCTTCTGTGGCTTTCTCAGCTAACCAATCGCCACGGCCGTCAGATGCAGAATTCGTATATACGACGAGGGACTTTGAATCATCATTTGCTGAATTGCCGCCCATACAACCGGCTAAAATACTTACGACAAACATGAGTGACATGGTCAATAGGAATGATTTGTTTAATCTCATGACGTTTCTCCTTTTTGTAAGCAATTTGGTTGTTTCTCCGTTGTCAGTTTACTATCAGCATTAATACCAACAATTGTAATATTTCCTCCAGTCCCCCTTTTGTTTTTTTGGAACGTGTCAATTTTTTATTTCGGAATCATTATATGCCTCGTTAGTGGGCACGTCAACGACATTTACATAAGATTTACATGAATTTACACGACGAAAAAAGTGAGCAAATGATATTACTTTTGCAACGCGCGATCATGGTATAGCTAGCACCATCAATGTTTTACATAAAAAAGCTTGCCTCTGACATCACTTGTTTACGAGATGTCAGAGGCAAGCTGAGGAAATTATATATTTACATTTTGCAACCAGGTGACCTCTTTCTCTATTTGTGGTTCATACGCCTTCCCGCTCGGCATCCTCACCTTCATTCGATCCCCTAAATGGAATGTCCGATGATCATGTCCGCCCTGTTCAACCGGTTGGATGTCTAACGCCTTCCACTGGGGGAACTGCGTTGCAATTCATTTTTTAACGACCGCCACATCTATCTTCATCAAATCCTCCTGGCAAGTGATTTTGGTGTTCTCACAAATCTTAAAACCCCTTTTTGTTTTTAAAAAGGGAGACAATAATGAAGACAAGTCACGGTTATGGCAGACAGCGTATGCTCCGTTTGCGGGTTCAAAACATACGTATACTTTAGAACTTTATCGGCGGTGTCTTCTTGACGAGGTTTGTCGAGCGGTCTCCCGAGGAAAATCCGCAGAGTTGCTGTTGGCAATGAAGATGTATTGTGTTGAGTTCTTGGAAGAGTCACTAAAAGCTACTTCACACTGTCCAACCCCCTCATATGGATAGCAAAAGGAAACCATCAACTTTAATCCTCCCAGTAAAATATCGCGTCCAAGATCAAATAAGCTTGCGGATCACGGTAAATGGTAGAGATGTGCGTTTGGAACGACAACGGTTGATTGATCATTTCAGCTTCTAACAGCTCATAATCAAACTCGTTTAATGCTTGTGTCAATGCCT
The Litoribacterium kuwaitense DNA segment above includes these coding regions:
- a CDS encoding ABC transporter ATP-binding protein; the protein is MITFQDIQVKFADFVAIQQLNLHINEGEFFTFLGPSGCGKTTTLRTLVGFITPANGKIIVDGEDITNTAIEQRQIGMVFQSYALFPTMSVYENIAFGLKVQKYKKEAIPKRVEEISQVVDLKEEQLQKNVSELSGGQQQRVAIARALALAPKIIVLDEPLSNLDAKLRKQLRKELKKLQLEQGITTVYVTHDQEEALTLSDRVAVFNNGIVEQVGTPEEIYNQSKTEFVCNFIGEANEMNQEMVQAIAQKSVIALDLEKNSYIRTEKLKTSVREDDQQSVALPAKVISKEFYGTYSQYTYEVMGALLTNIEKEDGNFQYAVGDDVTLYIHPKDILQY
- a CDS encoding extracellular solute-binding protein, with product MRLNKSFLLTMSLMFVVSILAGCMGGNSANDDSKSLVVYTNSASDGRGDWLAEKATEAGFDLEIVEAGGGELFNRIMSEKNNPLADVVFGLNQMNFATLKSNDLLVPYEPTWMSELPEGTSDRENYFHPLVEQRIIMLYNQDVFTEETAPKDWTDLIENEKFKGKYNVPADLGGATNRAIVYGILMRHVDENGDLGISEEGWKQIETFFDNGYKTPEGEDANANLASGEVPISYIWSSGLPGVEEEFGFEAAVVSPEIGVPTTVEQVGIINKGGDKDTAVAEEFINWFGSAEIQGAWAEEFGTLPVNTKALENASDRMKDIAESTTIQDMDYQFISEQIDEWVEKIELQIL